A genomic region of Lachnoclostridium edouardi contains the following coding sequences:
- a CDS encoding MBL fold metallo-hydrolase, with the protein MRFVSIASGSSGNCIYAGTDDTHILVDAGISNKRIQQGLNEIGVSGNDLSGILITHEHSDHVKGLGVLARKYEVPIYGTEETLEKISKLSSLGSYPAHLCRPIQPDVEFCIGDMKFMPFHIDHDAADPVGYRIHSGRKTVAVATDMGHFDEYIIRHLQGLDAILLESNHDVNMLQTGPYPYYLKRRILGEHGHLSNETAGRLLNYIVHDGLKSIVLGHLSKENNYAELAYETVKLEITMGDNPYKGTDFSITVARRDEMSEIITL; encoded by the coding sequence ATGAGATTTGTAAGCATTGCCAGCGGAAGCAGCGGAAATTGTATTTATGCGGGGACAGACGATACCCATATTCTTGTAGACGCCGGAATCAGCAATAAAAGAATTCAGCAGGGATTAAATGAAATTGGAGTGTCGGGAAACGACCTGTCAGGGATTTTAATTACCCATGAGCACTCAGACCATGTAAAAGGCCTGGGAGTGCTGGCCAGAAAGTATGAGGTTCCCATTTACGGAACAGAGGAGACTTTGGAAAAAATTTCTAAACTTTCCTCTTTAGGAAGCTATCCTGCACACTTATGCAGGCCGATACAGCCGGACGTGGAATTTTGTATTGGAGATATGAAGTTTATGCCCTTTCACATTGACCACGATGCGGCGGATCCTGTAGGCTACAGAATACACAGCGGAAGAAAGACAGTGGCAGTGGCTACAGATATGGGCCATTTTGACGAATATATTATTCGCCATCTTCAGGGGCTGGACGCTATTTTGCTGGAGTCCAACCATGATGTAAATATGCTTCAGACAGGTCCGTATCCTTATTATTTAAAAAGGCGGATTTTAGGAGAGCATGGACACCTTTCCAACGAGACGGCAGGCAGGCTGTTAAATTACATTGTCCACGACGGCCTGAAAAGTATTGTTTTAGGCCATTTAAGCAAAGAAAACAATTATGCAGAGCTGGCTTATGAGACAGTAAAGCTGGAAATTACTATGGGAGACAACCCTTATAAGGGAACAGATTTCTCTATCACAGTGGCCAGAAGAGATGAAATGTCAGAGATTATCACTCTTTAA
- a CDS encoding PFL family protein produces MLNMFEVTETNNMIEHEKLDVRTITLGISLLDCCDSDLNAVNEKIYKKITSLAGSLVKTGREIERDFGIPIVNKRISVTPIALVGGCACKTPEDFVTIAKTLDQAAKEVGVNFIGGYSALVSKGMTTADENLIRSIPMALASTERVCSSVNVGSTKTGLNMDAVRLMGEIVKKTAEATKENDSLGCAKLVVFCNAPDDNPFMAGAFHGVTEADAIINVGVSGPGVVKVALEKARGENFEVLCETIKKTAFKITRVGQLVAQEASKRMGIPFGIIDLSLAPTPAVGDSVAEILEEIGLERVGAPGTTAALAMLNDQVKKGGVMASSYVGGLSGAFIPVSEDQGMIDAVTMGALTLEKLEAMTCVCSVGLDMIAIPGNTADTTIAGIIADEAAIGMINQKTTAVRVIPVVGKDIGDTVEFGGLLGYAPVMPVNQYSCEKFVARGGRIPAPIHSFKN; encoded by the coding sequence ATGTTAAATATGTTTGAGGTCACTGAGACAAACAATATGATTGAGCACGAAAAACTGGATGTGCGTACAATTACCTTGGGAATCAGCCTGTTAGACTGCTGCGATTCTGATTTAAATGCAGTAAATGAAAAGATTTATAAAAAAATCACTTCATTAGCCGGGAGCCTGGTAAAAACCGGCCGGGAAATTGAAAGAGATTTTGGAATTCCTATTGTAAATAAGCGTATTTCTGTAACCCCTATTGCCCTGGTAGGCGGCTGCGCCTGCAAAACTCCGGAGGACTTTGTAACAATAGCAAAAACCTTAGATCAGGCTGCAAAGGAAGTGGGAGTCAACTTTATTGGAGGATATTCTGCCTTAGTAAGCAAGGGAATGACAACAGCTGATGAAAATTTGATTCGCTCCATCCCAATGGCTCTGGCTTCTACAGAAAGGGTGTGCAGCTCTGTAAATGTGGGTTCTACAAAAACAGGCCTGAATATGGATGCAGTGCGGCTGATGGGGGAGATTGTAAAGAAAACTGCCGAGGCTACGAAGGAAAATGATTCTTTAGGCTGCGCTAAGCTGGTGGTGTTCTGCAACGCTCCAGACGACAATCCATTTATGGCGGGAGCTTTTCACGGCGTGACAGAGGCTGACGCTATTATTAACGTGGGAGTCAGCGGACCGGGAGTTGTGAAGGTGGCTTTGGAAAAGGCCAGAGGAGAAAACTTTGAGGTGCTTTGCGAGACCATTAAGAAAACTGCGTTTAAAATCACCCGTGTAGGCCAGCTGGTAGCTCAGGAAGCGTCTAAGCGTATGGGGATTCCTTTTGGCATCATTGATCTTTCTCTGGCGCCTACGCCGGCAGTGGGAGACAGCGTGGCAGAAATTCTGGAGGAAATCGGCTTGGAAAGAGTGGGCGCCCCTGGAACAACGGCGGCTCTTGCTATGCTGAACGATCAGGTGAAAAAAGGCGGAGTTATGGCATCCTCTTATGTAGGAGGACTTAGCGGGGCATTTATTCCTGTCAGCGAGGATCAGGGAATGATCGACGCAGTTACTATGGGCGCTTTAACATTAGAAAAGCTGGAGGCTATGACCTGCGTCTGCTCTGTAGGACTGGATATGATTGCGATTCCGGGAAACACAGCGGACACTACGATTGCAGGAATCATTGCAGATGAGGCTGCCATTGGAATGATTAATCAGAAAACAACAGCTGTCCGTGTAATTCCTGTAGTGGGAAAAGACATAGGAGATACAGTAGAGTTTGGCGGCCTTTTAGGCTATGCGCCTGTAATGCCTGTGAATCAGTATTCCTGTGAGAAGTTTGTCGCAAGAGGCGGCAGAATTCCGGCGCCTATTCACAGCTTTAAAAATTAA
- the polA gene encoding DNA polymerase I, with the protein MSKLVLIDGHSILNRAFYGVPDLTNSEGIHTNAVYGFLNIMFKILDEEQADHLAVAFDLKAPTFRHKMYQAYKGTRKPMPEELVQQVPLMKEVLEAMNVPILTMEGYEADDILGTVAKRMQGEGIEVSVVSGDRDLLQLSDEKIKIRIPRTSRGTTEVKDYYPEDVKNEYHVTPKEFIDVKALMGDTSDNIPGVPSIGEKTATNLIAEYKSIENAYAHIDEIKPPRAQKALREHYDMAQMSKTLAEIALDCPIDFSYEKAEIGNLYTEKAYDYMKRLEFKSILARFGGDERKLSSVEEYFKNISGKKEAEKAFSKAERAKCTGFQLIFGKALAAAGQGEQLSLFAAENGEISLDEEEKDGDKVVGLALCTGEKDIYCILVSQEISSAWLLEQVNRMVSASGEKQFWTLDLKAQLPVLKLEYKDNVWDAGVAGYVLNPLKDSYKYDDLARDYLNMTVPSEADLLGKVKVGDGLAKGEEKAFICLGFMGYTAWKSAGPLMEKLKETGMDVLFKDIEMPLIYSLFHMEQAGIKVEKDKLREYGDRLKVGIEKLEQEIYKETGETFNINSPKQLGEILFGKMELKGGKKTKTGYSTAADILEKLAPDYPVVQMILDYRQLTKLNSTYAEGLAAYIGEDHRIHGKFNQTITATGRISSTEPNLQNIPVRMELGREIRKVFVPEEGYVFVDADYSQIELRILAHMSGDQRLIEAYQSAQDIHAITASQVFHIPLEEVTPLQRRNAKAVNFGIVYGISAFGLSEDLSISRKEALEYINKYFETYPGVKAFLDKLVEEGKEMGYVSTMFGRRRPIPELKSGNFMQRSFGERVAMNSPIQGTAADIMKIAMIGVDKELRKRGMKSRIVLQVHDELLIEAWKDEVEDVTDILEDKMKHAAFLKVSLEVEAKTGNSWFDAK; encoded by the coding sequence TCTTACTAATTCAGAAGGAATCCATACAAATGCAGTGTATGGATTTTTAAATATTATGTTTAAAATCCTGGACGAAGAGCAGGCGGACCATTTGGCTGTGGCCTTTGATTTAAAAGCGCCTACTTTCCGTCATAAAATGTACCAGGCCTACAAAGGCACCAGAAAGCCTATGCCGGAGGAGCTGGTGCAGCAGGTGCCTTTGATGAAGGAAGTATTGGAGGCCATGAACGTCCCTATTTTAACAATGGAAGGATATGAGGCTGACGATATTCTGGGCACAGTGGCAAAAAGGATGCAGGGAGAAGGAATAGAGGTATCTGTTGTTTCAGGGGACAGAGATTTACTGCAGCTGTCTGATGAAAAAATTAAAATCCGCATTCCCAGGACAAGCAGGGGAACTACAGAGGTAAAGGATTATTATCCTGAAGATGTAAAAAACGAATACCATGTAACTCCAAAAGAGTTTATAGATGTAAAAGCTTTAATGGGAGATACCTCTGACAATATTCCGGGAGTGCCCAGTATAGGAGAGAAAACAGCTACTAATTTAATTGCTGAATATAAAAGTATTGAAAACGCTTACGCTCATATTGATGAGATCAAGCCGCCCAGGGCCCAGAAGGCGTTAAGAGAGCATTATGATATGGCCCAGATGAGTAAAACACTGGCTGAGATTGCCTTAGATTGCCCCATTGATTTTTCTTATGAGAAGGCGGAAATAGGCAATCTGTACACAGAAAAAGCTTATGATTACATGAAGCGTCTGGAGTTTAAATCTATACTGGCCAGATTTGGAGGAGATGAAAGAAAGCTGTCCTCTGTAGAAGAGTATTTTAAAAATATATCTGGAAAGAAAGAGGCAGAAAAAGCCTTCTCAAAGGCAGAAAGGGCAAAATGCACAGGATTTCAGCTGATTTTTGGCAAGGCCCTGGCTGCTGCAGGACAGGGAGAACAGCTGTCTTTATTTGCAGCTGAAAACGGGGAGATTTCTCTGGATGAAGAAGAGAAAGATGGGGATAAAGTAGTGGGCTTGGCTTTGTGCACAGGTGAAAAAGACATTTATTGCATTTTAGTATCCCAGGAAATATCTTCTGCCTGGCTTTTAGAACAGGTGAATCGTATGGTTTCTGCTTCAGGAGAAAAGCAGTTCTGGACTTTGGATTTAAAAGCTCAGCTTCCTGTTTTAAAACTGGAATATAAAGACAATGTGTGGGATGCAGGAGTAGCCGGATATGTTTTAAATCCTTTAAAGGATTCTTATAAATATGATGATCTGGCCAGAGATTACTTGAATATGACAGTGCCTTCAGAGGCAGATCTTCTGGGAAAAGTAAAAGTGGGAGACGGCCTGGCAAAAGGAGAGGAAAAGGCTTTCATTTGTCTTGGCTTTATGGGATACACTGCCTGGAAATCAGCCGGACCTTTAATGGAAAAATTAAAAGAAACCGGGATGGATGTTTTATTTAAGGATATTGAGATGCCTTTGATTTACAGCCTTTTTCATATGGAGCAGGCCGGAATTAAGGTGGAAAAGGATAAGCTTAGGGAGTACGGAGACAGGCTGAAGGTAGGCATAGAAAAGCTGGAGCAGGAAATTTATAAGGAAACAGGGGAGACCTTTAACATTAATTCTCCAAAACAGCTGGGAGAAATTCTGTTTGGAAAAATGGAATTAAAAGGCGGCAAAAAAACAAAAACAGGATATTCTACAGCAGCAGATATATTAGAAAAGCTGGCCCCTGATTATCCGGTGGTGCAAATGATTCTGGATTATAGGCAGCTGACAAAGTTAAATTCCACTTACGCGGAAGGGCTGGCAGCTTATATTGGAGAGGATCACAGAATTCACGGAAAATTTAACCAGACAATTACAGCCACAGGCAGAATCAGCAGCACAGAACCAAATCTTCAGAATATTCCGGTGAGAATGGAGCTGGGAAGAGAAATCAGAAAGGTTTTTGTGCCGGAAGAAGGGTATGTGTTTGTAGATGCAGACTACTCTCAGATTGAGCTGCGCATACTGGCTCACATGTCAGGAGATCAAAGACTGATTGAGGCTTATCAGTCTGCCCAGGATATTCACGCCATAACAGCCTCCCAGGTATTTCACATTCCTTTAGAGGAGGTGACGCCTCTTCAGAGAAGAAACGCAAAGGCAGTAAACTTTGGAATTGTATATGGGATCAGCGCCTTTGGATTAAGCGAGGATTTAAGTATTTCCAGAAAAGAGGCACTGGAATATATTAATAAATATTTTGAAACATATCCGGGAGTAAAAGCGTTTTTAGACAAGCTGGTGGAGGAAGGCAAGGAAATGGGATATGTTTCCACAATGTTTGGAAGAAGACGGCCAATACCGGAGCTAAAATCAGGCAACTTTATGCAGCGCTCCTTTGGAGAACGGGTGGCAATGAATTCTCCTATTCAGGGAACAGCCGCCGACATTATGAAAATCGCCATGATTGGAGTAGACAAGGAGCTGAGAAAAAGAGGAATGAAGTCCAGAATTGTACTTCAGGTTCACGACGAGCTGCTAATTGAGGCCTGGAAGGACGAGGTAGAGGATGTAACAGACATTCTGGAGGATAAAATGAAACATGCGGCTTTCTTAAAGGTTTCTTTAGAGGTGGAAGCGAAAACAGGAAACTCCTGGTTTGACGCAAAGTAA
- a CDS encoding cyclic-di-AMP receptor — protein MKLVYAIVRKDNEDEVIEHLTMEHFSITKLATTGGFLRKGNTTLLIGTENDKVDQVIDIIKQECGERQKITVNMPYMSGTSMVNYTTMPMAVEVGGATIFVVDVERYEKI, from the coding sequence ATGAAATTAGTATATGCAATCGTGAGAAAAGATAATGAGGACGAGGTAATTGAGCATCTGACTATGGAGCATTTTTCCATAACAAAATTAGCTACAACAGGAGGATTTCTGCGGAAGGGCAATACAACCCTGCTCATAGGAACAGAAAATGACAAGGTAGATCAGGTAATTGATATTATTAAGCAGGAGTGCGGGGAGCGGCAGAAGATTACAGTAAATATGCCGTATATGTCAGGCACTTCAATGGTGAATTATACAACAATGCCTATGGCCGTAGAGGTGGGAGGAGCCACAATTTTTGTTGTAGATGTGGAAAGATACGAGAAAATTTAA
- a CDS encoding tRNA(Met) cytidine acetate ligase, giving the protein MKVTGIIAEYNPFHKGHMYHIEQARISTGCDYIIVAVSGDFVQRGEPAVFDKYTRAKSALLAGADLVLELPSLFATGSAQDFAACGAALFHRLGAVDFLCFGSELGDIKKLEAAAAFLCSEPPEFSYYLKAQLKNGLSYPAARAAAYKSCMQEAGSKKWDSSLLSSPNNILGIEYCKGLLRLNSHIKPVAVKRLGSYHSTDLEAAKNSAAYSSASAVRSSMKQENTHWKSHIPQEILSLYEKAYPLYVDDFSLLLNLALLKVSRKNPAALGEIYSFSDELAARLLKSELSGGTFSQRIQQLKSKAYTYTRISRALLHLILGVTETDSLRLKEAGFAPYARILGFRKDSAPLLSKLKQASSIPLVTKISGCEKTLDPEAYYFLKQDMYASHIYQAVLADKYHIQPKNEFTQPIVIL; this is encoded by the coding sequence ATGAAGGTTACTGGAATTATTGCTGAATACAATCCTTTTCATAAAGGTCATATGTACCATATAGAGCAGGCCAGAATAAGCACTGGATGTGATTATATTATTGTTGCTGTCAGCGGAGATTTTGTGCAGCGGGGAGAGCCTGCTGTTTTTGATAAATATACAAGGGCAAAGTCTGCTCTTTTAGCAGGCGCTGATTTAGTTTTAGAACTGCCCTCTCTATTTGCAACTGGAAGCGCCCAGGATTTTGCAGCCTGCGGGGCCGCTCTTTTTCACCGTTTAGGGGCTGTAGATTTTTTATGCTTTGGAAGTGAATTGGGAGATATAAAAAAACTGGAAGCTGCCGCTGCCTTTTTGTGCAGCGAACCTCCAGAATTTTCTTATTATTTAAAAGCCCAGCTAAAAAACGGCCTTTCTTACCCTGCGGCCAGAGCCGCCGCCTATAAAAGCTGTATGCAGGAGGCCGGAAGTAAAAAGTGGGATTCCTCCCTTCTCTCCTCACCCAATAACATTTTAGGAATTGAATACTGTAAAGGGCTGCTCCGTCTAAACAGCCATATAAAACCTGTTGCTGTGAAACGTCTGGGAAGCTACCACAGCACTGACTTAGAAGCTGCAAAAAATTCTGCTGCCTACAGCTCCGCCTCCGCAGTCCGTTCCTCCATGAAGCAGGAAAATACTCACTGGAAAAGCCATATTCCTCAGGAAATTCTTTCTCTGTACGAAAAGGCTTATCCTTTGTATGTAGATGATTTTTCTCTTCTCCTTAACTTGGCTTTACTTAAAGTTTCCAGAAAAAATCCAGCCGCGTTAGGAGAAATCTACAGCTTTTCTGATGAGCTGGCAGCTCGCTTATTAAAATCAGAATTGTCCGGAGGGACTTTTTCCCAGAGAATCCAGCAGTTAAAATCTAAGGCTTACACCTACACCAGAATCAGCAGAGCCTTGCTTCATCTTATTTTAGGCGTAACTGAAACAGATTCTCTCAGGCTAAAAGAGGCCGGCTTCGCCCCTTATGCCAGGATTTTAGGCTTCCGCAAAGATTCCGCTCCTCTTTTATCCAAGTTAAAGCAGGCTTCCTCCATTCCTCTTGTCACTAAAATCAGCGGCTGTGAAAAAACTTTAGACCCTGAGGCTTATTATTTTCTCAAACAGGATATGTACGCCTCCCACATTTATCAGGCTGTTTTGGCGGATAAATACCACATTCAGCCTAAAAATGAATTTACTCAGCCCATTGTTATTCTGTAG
- a CDS encoding class I SAM-dependent methyltransferase → MNNQDKEKLTGILEQFINNKLYAAVISNPFEKGRIIKIKLRPLIIKGSLLYQAEEFTEKQAFHKNMTAAEACAYVGEAMDGCFKQLEITSEAGQVHVLVSKKGKATFKIKSKAPAKITDMPQGLAHNRKKQYVLEEGVPVPFLIDLGVMTDQGAVIRSRYDKFRQINRFLEFIEDILPKLDKEKETTIIDFGCGKSYLTFAMYHYLKVLKGYPIKVIGLDLKKDVIERCSRLSKKYGYDTLTFCTGDIASYEGVDHVDMVVTLHACDTATDYALAKAVGWGAKVILSVPCCQHQLNSQMENKLMEPIFHYGLLKERMAALYTDGLRAEILENVGYRTQVIEFIDMEHTPKNILIRAVKQGKPKDNKKELKELMDFLHVKPVLASLLLPTE, encoded by the coding sequence ATGAATAATCAGGATAAAGAAAAGCTGACAGGAATACTGGAACAGTTTATAAACAATAAGCTGTATGCGGCAGTAATCAGCAATCCCTTTGAAAAGGGCAGAATTATAAAAATAAAGCTGCGTCCTTTAATCATTAAGGGAAGTCTGTTATATCAGGCTGAGGAGTTTACAGAGAAACAGGCTTTTCACAAAAATATGACCGCCGCAGAGGCATGTGCTTATGTAGGGGAGGCAATGGACGGCTGCTTTAAACAGCTGGAAATTACCTCAGAGGCAGGACAGGTCCATGTGCTTGTCAGCAAAAAGGGAAAAGCTACTTTTAAAATAAAGTCAAAGGCTCCGGCAAAAATTACAGATATGCCTCAGGGACTTGCCCACAACAGAAAGAAGCAGTATGTGCTGGAGGAGGGAGTTCCTGTGCCCTTTCTTATTGATCTAGGAGTTATGACAGACCAGGGAGCGGTTATTCGCTCCAGGTATGACAAATTCAGACAAATAAACAGATTCCTGGAATTTATAGAAGATATTCTTCCAAAACTGGATAAAGAAAAAGAAACTACAATTATAGACTTTGGCTGCGGAAAGTCATACCTTACCTTCGCCATGTACCATTATTTAAAGGTGTTAAAGGGATATCCAATAAAAGTAATAGGGCTGGATCTGAAAAAGGATGTAATAGAGCGGTGCAGCCGGTTAAGCAAAAAGTACGGATATGATACTTTAACATTTTGCACAGGGGATATTGCCTCCTATGAGGGGGTGGACCATGTGGACATGGTGGTTACTTTACATGCCTGCGATACGGCTACAGATTACGCTCTTGCAAAGGCTGTAGGCTGGGGAGCCAAAGTGATTCTTTCTGTGCCCTGCTGCCAGCATCAGCTAAACAGCCAAATGGAAAATAAGTTGATGGAGCCAATTTTCCATTACGGTCTGTTAAAGGAGCGGATGGCCGCTTTGTACACAGACGGACTGCGGGCGGAGATTTTAGAGAATGTAGGATACCGCACCCAGGTAATAGAGTTTATTGACATGGAGCATACGCCTAAAAATATTTTGATTCGGGCAGTGAAGCAGGGAAAGCCTAAGGACAACAAGAAAGAGTTAAAAGAGCTGATGGATTTTCTTCATGTAAAGCCTGTGCTGGCAAGCCTGCTTTTGCCTACAGAATAA
- a CDS encoding histidine phosphatase family protein, with product MKIYLIRHGRQCSRLCNVNVDLAKEGYLQARLLGRRLEKAGIEAVYSSHLLRAVETADTANEIWQAPRIIRQEIREISFGHMEGMTDKEICEKYKDFKAAQAKMEEDLPYPGGECGQDVVNRAFPLLKEIGETEFQTVAVVTHGGVIRALTAWILGMDMARWRQLGKDLENCSITELRYDRERKVFTLERFNDYAHLEAHPHLLRKGWICREN from the coding sequence ATGAAAATATATTTAATCCGCCATGGAAGACAGTGCAGCAGGCTGTGCAATGTAAACGTAGATCTGGCCAAGGAGGGATATTTACAGGCCCGGCTTTTAGGCCGCCGTCTGGAAAAGGCGGGGATTGAAGCCGTTTATTCCAGCCATCTGCTGAGAGCTGTTGAAACGGCTGATACTGCCAATGAGATCTGGCAGGCTCCCAGAATAATTCGTCAGGAAATCAGGGAAATCTCTTTTGGCCATATGGAAGGCATGACAGACAAAGAAATCTGTGAAAAGTATAAAGACTTTAAGGCTGCTCAGGCTAAAATGGAGGAGGATCTGCCTTACCCAGGCGGGGAGTGCGGTCAAGATGTAGTAAACCGGGCGTTTCCCCTGCTGAAGGAAATAGGAGAAACCGAATTTCAGACAGTGGCTGTGGTAACTCACGGCGGAGTGATCAGAGCCTTAACTGCATGGATTTTAGGCATGGACATGGCCAGATGGCGCCAGCTGGGGAAGGATTTGGAAAACTGCAGCATTACAGAGCTTAGATATGACAGAGAGCGGAAGGTGTTTACTTTAGAGCGTTTTAATGATTACGCCCATTTAGAAGCTCATCCCCACTTACTTAGAAAAGGCTGGATATGCCGGGAAAATTAA
- the coaE gene encoding dephospho-CoA kinase (Dephospho-CoA kinase (CoaE) performs the final step in coenzyme A biosynthesis.) — protein sequence MGNKKIIIGLVGGVGSGKSSILEVLEKEYGARVIQADHTAKKLMEPGEPGFLAVTKELGTGFLKEDGSIDRAALAELIFHSQAARDKVNYLIHPLTWKKIKQEAEEAREKLVVVETAVMDEKIHDICEEIWYVYTSRENRITRLMEGRGYTREKCEAIMNSQWGKEQFQAVSAREIDNNKSPGEAMDQVRKILKDKGITP from the coding sequence ATGGGGAACAAGAAAATAATCATCGGCCTGGTTGGAGGCGTAGGTTCAGGGAAAAGCAGTATTTTGGAGGTTCTGGAAAAGGAATACGGGGCCAGGGTGATTCAGGCCGACCACACAGCGAAAAAGCTGATGGAGCCTGGAGAGCCTGGCTTTCTGGCTGTGACAAAGGAGTTGGGAACCGGCTTTTTAAAGGAGGACGGCTCTATCGACAGGGCGGCTTTGGCAGAGCTTATTTTTCACAGCCAGGCTGCCAGAGACAAAGTAAACTATCTGATTCACCCTCTCACATGGAAGAAAATTAAGCAGGAGGCAGAGGAGGCCAGGGAAAAGCTGGTGGTGGTGGAGACAGCTGTTATGGATGAAAAAATACATGACATTTGTGAAGAAATATGGTATGTTTATACATCAAGAGAGAACAGGATTACAAGGCTTATGGAGGGACGAGGGTACACCAGAGAAAAATGTGAGGCCATTATGAACAGTCAGTGGGGGAAAGAACAGTTTCAGGCTGTAAGCGCCAGAGAGATTGATAATAATAAAAGTCCCGGGGAAGCCATGGACCAGGTAAGAAAAATCTTAAAAGATAAAGGAATAACACCATGA
- a CDS encoding ACT domain-containing protein, with translation MNKAIITVIGKDTVGIIAKVCTYLAENSVNILDISQTIVQEYFNMMMIVDTTKASKDFGAMAEDLEALGEEIGVRIKCQKEEIFTSMHRI, from the coding sequence ATGAACAAGGCGATTATTACGGTAATAGGAAAAGACACAGTAGGCATTATTGCCAAGGTATGTACTTACCTGGCTGAAAACAGCGTGAATATTCTGGACATTTCTCAAACCATTGTTCAGGAATATTTTAACATGATGATGATTGTGGACACCACGAAAGCCTCTAAAGATTTTGGAGCTATGGCGGAGGATTTAGAGGCTTTGGGAGAAGAAATCGGCGTTCGGATTAAATGTCAGAAGGAAGAAATTTTTACTAGTATGCACAGAATCTAA